One segment of Triticum aestivum cultivar Chinese Spring chromosome 2A, IWGSC CS RefSeq v2.1, whole genome shotgun sequence DNA contains the following:
- the LOC123186150 gene encoding benzyl alcohol O-benzoyltransferase, whose amino-acid sequence MSTLSFTVLWREPVLVGPASPRTPREKKRLSDVDDQDELRSHIRGIFFYRRGGLARDDPVDIIRRALSEALVHYYPLAGRLREVGNRKLVVDCTGQGVTFVKADADVRLADLEADVPGLMPPFPWIEELCFEVDGSSALLNCPLVIIQVTRLLCGGFAVWHSFNHTMCDAAGFIQFLNAVAELARGLPAPTVAPAWSREVLDARSPPTPAFPHREYDPVPRTQTPTEDDIVRRAFVFGPSEVAAIEKVMPPHLRDRATSFEVLAAVLWRARTAALRTLWSDEEARLVTVVSVRRHSTALRLPAGYDGFACAYVTVVMAAGTLLSCSLAEVVEQVREAKASVTPEYMRSTADLLVLRGRPPLARANMFLLSDLRHVGFQRVDFGWGEPVYGGPSGIKFGSAFFVAVKNSDGADAVAVPVALPTMAMEKFAAEIQSLLKESIVGSV is encoded by the exons ATGTCCACGCTCAGCTTCACCGTGCTCTGGAGAGAGCCCGTGCTCGTCGGCCCAGCCTCGCCGAGGACACCGCGCGAGAAGAAGCGCCTCTCCGACGTCGACGACCAAGACGAGCTGCGGTCGCACATCCGCGGCATCTTCTTCTACCGCCGCGGCGGGCTCGCGCGCGACGACCCCGTGGACATCATCCGCCGAGCCTTGTCCGAGGCGCTGGTGCACTACTACCCACTCGCCGGACGGCTGCGCGAGGTGGGAAACCGGAAACTGGTCGTCGACTGCACCGGCCAAGGGGTGACGTTCGTCAAGGCGGACGCCGACGTGCGACTGGCGGATCTCGAGGCCGACGTGCCCGGGCTGATGCCGCCATTCCCGTGGATTGAGGAGCTCTGCTTCGAGGTGGACGGCTCCAGCGCTCTGCTCAACTGCCCCCTGGTGATCATTCAG GTGACGCGGCTCCTGTGCGGCGGCTTCGCCGTGTGGCATAGCTTCAACCACACCATGTGCGACGCCGCGGGGTTCATCCAGTTCCTGaacgccgtcgccgagctcgctcGAGGCCTTCCTGCGCCGACCGTCGCACCTGCCTGGTCTCGCGAGGTTCTTGACGCGCGAAGCCCCCCAACGCCTGCATTCCCGCACCGCGAGTACGATCCAGTGCCTCGGACGCAGACACCAACCGAGGATGACATTGTAAGGCGCGCCTTCGTGTTCGGCCCTTCGGAAGTCGCcgcgatcgagaaagtcatgccgCCTCACCTCCGAGACAGGGCAACGAGCTTCGAGGTGCTCGCGGCGGTGCTGTGGCGCGCCCGCACGGCGGCGTTGAGGACGCTCTGGTCCGACGAGGAGGCACGGCTGGTGACCGTCGTCAGCGTGAGGAGGCACAGCACCGCCCTGCGCCTCCCCGCCGGCTACGACGGCTTCGCTTGCGCGTACGTCACCGTGGTGATGGCCGCCGGCACGCTGCTCAGCTGCtcgttggcggaggtggtggagcaGGTGCGGGAGGCCAAGGCGTCGGTGACCCCCGAGTATATGCGCTCCACGGCGGACCTTCTGGTGCTCCGTGGGCGGCCGCCTTTGGCCAGGGCAAATATGTTCCTTCTGTCTGACCTCCGGCACGTTGGGTTCCAACGTGTGGACTTCGGGTGGGGCGAGCCGGTGTACGGCGGGCCCTCTGGCATCAAGTTCGGGAGCGCCTTCTTTGTGGCAGTCAAGAACAGCGACGGGGCGGATGCGGTGGCAGTGCCGGTCGCACTGCCAACCATGGCCATGGAGAAGTTCGCGGCGGAGATCCAGAGCTTGCTCAAAGAGAGTATAGTTGGGTCTGTTTAG
- the LOC123186151 gene encoding 26S proteasome regulatory subunit 6B homolog — protein MAASAKSLHPTPSDLTVQQCHYPCPCDVEYDDSVELSLPPRPPIPRELMDDLGIGLDTGDVGENADLFRQFMALEKELDLLECEEEDLRIEIADLLPMVRLMEAEHEYQHKTKCGGALIVGHVVEVVDEGHAVVTTSARPFAFCVPVLGDVDRALLKPSANVALSMSNLAVVQVLPADSGWTVPLVNATERPSVTYADVVGCEEQKREVLEAVELPLTHPELFARAGVEAPRGVLLHGPPGTGKTMLAKAVAHHTSAAFIRVSGSEFVNRHPGEGPRMVREVFQAARENAPAIIFFDEVDAIAAARTDSDDASAADREVYRVLLELLAQMDGFDQCPDVRVIMATNRADALDPALLRPGRLDRRVEFPLPGRAQKRRLFQACTAGMPLDGGVDLEDLVARHEEMSAADIDAVCREAGMRAVRDRRCVVTREDLEEGYHAVAKHIDRGADQFAFYSL, from the coding sequence ATGGCCGCGTCAGCCAAATCGCTCCACCCGACACCGTCGGACCTCACCGTGCAGCAGTGCCACTATCCCTGCCCCTGCGACGTCGAGTATGATGATTCGGTGGAACTGTCCTTGCCTCCGCGACCGCCGATCCCCAGGGAGCTCATGGACGATTTGGGCATAGGTTTGGACACCGGCGACGTCGGCGAGAACGCGGACCTGTTCAGGCAGTTCATGGCCCTGGAGAAGGAGCTCGACCTGCTTGAGTGCGAGGAGGAGGACCTGCGGATCGAGATCGCGGACCTGCTGCCCATGGTTCGGCTCATGGAGGCAGAGCACGAGTACCAGCACAAGACCAAGTGCGGCGGCGCCCTAATCGTCGGCCACGTCGTCGAGGTTGTCGACGAGGGCCACGCTGTCGTGACCACCAGCGCCAGGCCCTTCGCCTTCTGCGTGCCCGTCCTCGGCGACGTGGACCGCGCGCTCCTCAAGCCATCGGCCAACGTCGCGCTGTCAATGTCGAACCTCGCGGTCGTCCAAGTGCTGCCGGCGGACTCCGGCTGGACCGTGCCCCTCGTCAATGCCACCGAGAGGCCGAGCGTCACCTACGCGGACGTGGTCGGGTGCGAAGAGCAGAAGCGGGAGGTGCTCGAGGCCGTGGAGCTGCCGCTGACGCACCCGGAGCTGTTCGCCCGTGCCGGCGTGGAGGCGCCGCGCGGCGTGCTCCTGCACGGCCCGCCGGGCACCGGCAAGACCATGCTGGCCAAAGCCGTCGCGCATCACACGTCGGCGGCCTTCATCCGCGTGAGCGGCTCGGAGTTCGTGAACAGGCACCCGGGCGAGGGGCCCAGGATGGTCCGCGAGGTGTTCCAGGCCGCCCGCGAGAACGCGCCGGCCATCATCTTCTTCGACGAGGTGGACGCGATCGCGGCGGCGCGGACCGACTCCGACGACGCCTCGGCCGCCGACCGCGAGGTGTACAGGGTGCTGCTGGAGCTGCTCGCGCAGATGGACGGCTTCGACCAGTGCCCCGACGTGCGGGTGATCATGGCGACCAACCGCGCCGACGCGCTGGACCCGGCGCTGCTGCGGCCGGGGCGCCTGGACCGCAGGGTGGAGTTCCCGCTGCCGGGGAGGGCGCAGAAGCGGCGGCTGTTCCAGGCGTGCACGGCGGGGATGCCCCTTGACGGCGGCGTCGACCTGGAGGACCTGGTGGCCCGGCACGAGGAGATGAGCGCCGCGGACATCGACGCCGTGTGCCGCGAGGCTGGCATGCGGGCCGTGCGCGACCGCCGGTGCGTGGTGACGCGCGAGGACTTGGAGGAGGGCTACCACGCCGTGGCCAAGCATATCGACCGCGGTGCTGACCAGTTCGCGTTCTACAGCTTATAG
- the LOC123190496 gene encoding homoserine kinase: MAAAAASPAIAPSSFPSTRTGPLLSFRVSRKLRVSAAAASADPPPAFRSVTAFAPATVANLGPGFDFLGCAVADASLSLGDTVTATLDPTLPAGTVAISGITSPSFPRLAERLSRDPLRNCAGIAAVAALSALGVRSHGVSLSLAKGLPLGSGLGSSAASAAAAAKAVDALFGSLLPRDGLVLAGLESEKAVSGFHADNIAPAILGGFVLVRSYEPFRLVQLPCPPALHLCFVLVTPEFEAPTSRMRAALPKNVALSHHTRNSSQAAALVAAVLQGDAALIGSAMSSDFIVEPTRAPLIPGMAAVKAAALEAGALGCTISGAGPTAVAVIEGEEKGEEVTRRMVDAFLSVGKLKAAATIAQLDRDGARVISTSSLE; this comes from the coding sequence atggcggcggcggcggcgtctccggCCATCGCGCCGTCCTCCTTCCCCTCCACCCGCACGGGACCGCTGCTCTCCTTTCGCGTCTCGAGGAAGCTCAGGGTCTCCGCCGCGGCGGCATCGGCCGACCCGCCCCCGGCCTTCAGGTCCGTCACGGCGTTCGCGCCGGCCACGGTGGCGAACCTGGGGCCGGGTTTCGATTTTCTGGGCTGCGCCGTCGCCGACGCCTCGCTCTCCCTCGGCGACACCGTGACCGCCACGCTCGACCCCACGCTGCCCGCCGGCACGGTCGCCATCTCGGGCATCACCTCCCCGTCCTTCCCGCGCCTCGCCGAACGCCTCTCCCGCGACCCGCTCCGCAACTGCGCCGGCATTGCCGCCGTCGCCGCGCTCAGCGCCCTCGGCGTCCGCTCGCACGGCGTCTCGCTCAGCCTCGCCAAGGGCCTGCCGCTCGGCTCCGGCCTGGGCTCCTCGGCCGcctccgcagccgccgccgccaaggcCGTGGACGCGCTCTTCGGCTCGCTGCTCCCCCGCGACGGCCTCGTGCTCGCCGGCCTCGAGTCCGAGAAGGCCGTCAGCGGCTTCCACGCCGACAACATCGCCCCGGCCATCCTCGGGGGCTTCGTCCTCGTGCGGAGCTATGAGCCTTTCCGCCTCGTCCAGCTCCCCTGCCCGCCCGCACTCCACCTCTGCTTCGTCCTCGTCACGCCTGAGTTCGAGGCGCCCACCAGCAGGATGCGCGCCGCCCTGCCCAAGAACGTCGCCCTCAGCCACCACACCCGCAATTCCAGCCAGGCTGCTGCGCTCGTCGCTGCCGTCCTGCAGGGTGACGCCGCCCTCATCGGTTCGGCAATGTCGTCTGActtcatcgtcgagcccaccaggGCGCCGCTGATTCCCGGCATGGCCGCGGTGAAGGCCGCCGCCCTGGAAGCCGGAGCGCTAGGATGCACCATCAGCGGAGCGGGCCCAACCGCCGTGGCTGTCATCGAGGGAGAGGAGAAGGGGGAGGAGGTCACGCGGAGGATGGTTGACGCCTTCCTTTCAGTGGGGAAACTGAAAGCCGCCGCCACCATCGCGCAGCTTGATAGAGATGGCGCCAGGGTTATCTCCACCTCAAGTTTGGAGTAG
- the LOC123190497 gene encoding probable phospholipase A2 homolog 1, producing the protein MAMAIAVLLVLLLLAGGSAAASPPPPPCSRSCATLNCDSVGIRYGKFCGVGWSGCEGEEPCDDLDACCRDHDHCVGKKGLMSIKCHEKFKNCMRKVKKAGKVGFSKKCPYEMAMATMTQGMDMAIMLSQLGSQKLEL; encoded by the exons atggcgatggcgattgccgtcctgctcgtcctcctcctcctggccgggggCTCCGcggccgcgtcgccgccgccgccgccgtgcagcCGGTCGTGCGCGACGCTCAACTGCGACT CGGTGGGGATCCGGTACGGCAAGTTCTGCGGCGTGGGGTGGAGCGGGTGCGAGGGGGAGGAGCCCTGCGACGACCTCGACGCCTGCTGCCGCGACCACGACCACTGCGTCGGCAAGAAAG GACTGATGAGTATCAAATGCCATGAGAAGTTCAAAAACTGCATGAGGAAAGtgaagaaggctggcaaggtcggctTCTCCAAGAAATGCCCGTATGAAATGGCTATGGCGACGATGACTCAGGGTATGGACATGGCGATCATGCTCAGCCAGTTGGGCAGCCAGAAGTTAGAACTGTAG